A window from Fibrobacter sp. UWB11 encodes these proteins:
- the folP gene encoding dihydropteroate synthase, producing the protein MLHSILESTRAISWKIGNDIIPASRMPLVMGIVNVTPDSFFDGGKHNTPEAAYEHAISLVEQGAVILDIGGESSRPGSEHVSEQEEIDRVCPVVEALAQTATISEDLDNPGFRKFYISVDTVKAKVAEECMKLGAHIINDISACMMDPNMIDTVARTKASVVLNHMRGNFGTMQQDFKPYSNVVQEVQEELLAQVKKLLDAGVEKERICIDPGIGFGKTVQDNIDLMKSVEVMLKDGYPVLIGTSRKSYIGKMPGLESSDRLIPTVTAGIVAALGGASVIRVHDVREAKESLLYLEALKSHDSV; encoded by the coding sequence ATGCTCCACTCTATTCTTGAATCCACTCGTGCAATCTCCTGGAAAATCGGAAACGACATCATTCCAGCTTCGAGGATGCCGCTTGTCATGGGTATCGTAAACGTTACCCCGGACAGTTTTTTTGATGGAGGCAAGCATAATACCCCCGAAGCGGCTTACGAACACGCGATTTCTCTTGTTGAACAAGGTGCCGTGATTCTCGATATCGGTGGCGAAAGCAGCCGTCCGGGAAGCGAGCATGTAAGCGAGCAAGAAGAAATCGACCGCGTTTGCCCTGTTGTCGAAGCGCTCGCACAGACCGCAACTATTTCGGAAGACCTCGACAATCCGGGATTCCGCAAATTCTACATCTCGGTCGATACGGTCAAGGCTAAAGTCGCCGAAGAATGCATGAAGCTCGGTGCGCACATCATCAACGACATCAGCGCCTGCATGATGGACCCGAACATGATCGACACGGTAGCCCGCACCAAGGCTAGCGTCGTGCTGAACCACATGCGCGGAAACTTCGGAACAATGCAGCAGGACTTCAAGCCTTACTCAAACGTGGTGCAGGAAGTTCAGGAAGAACTATTGGCTCAGGTAAAGAAACTCCTCGATGCGGGTGTAGAAAAAGAACGCATTTGCATTGACCCGGGTATCGGTTTTGGAAAGACTGTTCAAGACAACATAGACTTGATGAAGTCCGTCGAGGTTATGCTCAAGGACGGTTACCCCGTCTTGATAGGCACTTCGAGAAAGTCCTACATCGGAAAGATGCCGGGTCTCGAATCCAGCGACAGATTAATTCCGACGGTAACCGCAGGCATTGTGGCAGCCCTCGGCGGTGCAAGCGTTATCCGCGTTCACGACGTTCGTGAAGCAAAAGAATCACTTTTATATTTGGAGGCATTGAAGTCCCATGACTCTGTTTAA
- the ftsH gene encoding ATP-dependent zinc metalloprotease FtsH, translating to MNQPKKPTSPFKNKNFIIVLVMLLMLFVLFPKTGNDYNKEITRTDFLALMGDSTKVITELSLQKTPDGVIIEGAYEMTPEEIAEAKKNQSAIARFTRASSDTKHKHFKSHMLEVSNEQISTWETFKGVKVKVIHESTTWIETLIGFLPAILLIAFFYIMMSRQMGGGGKSPFSFGKSQVRQLTSQKKTTFNDVAGCDEAKQDLQELVEFLKDPKKYDKLGGRIPKGALLVGPPGTGKTLLARAVAGEAGVPFFSMSGSDFVEMFVGVGASRVRDLFETGKKNAPCILFIDEIDAVGRQRGAGLGGGHDEREQTLNQLLVEMDGFTANEGVILIAATNRPDVLDKALLRPGRFDRQIVVGLPDLKGREEILKVHLKKRKVPLGDDVDVKAVAKGTPGLAGADLENLVNEAALLAARFNNKKVTMLDFEEARDKLSMGAERRTLLMTDEEKRHTAYHEAGHALMTLLCKHSDPLHKITIIPRGRALGVTMSLPERDQVSYSREYAEERIMIMMSGRLAELIFFNHQSTGASNDIQRATELARKMVTEWGFDEEIGPVCYSRADGEVFLGREISKPKEMSEMMAEKIDNAINGLIKRMDAAARKLLEENKDKLIDLAEALFEFEVLDREEIDKVMAGEKLTGTKKSRQYKAMEELAKKREEENTPPPDPGDQPPVAPITDVQPAPATGNETATNSVKETEQQ from the coding sequence ATGAACCAACCTAAGAAGCCTACATCCCCGTTTAAGAACAAGAATTTCATTATTGTTCTCGTCATGCTCCTCATGCTTTTTGTTTTGTTCCCCAAGACCGGGAACGACTACAACAAGGAAATTACCCGTACGGATTTTTTGGCATTGATGGGAGATTCCACCAAAGTCATTACGGAACTTTCGCTCCAGAAGACTCCTGATGGCGTAATTATCGAAGGCGCTTACGAGATGACTCCGGAAGAAATTGCCGAAGCGAAAAAGAACCAGAGCGCCATAGCAAGGTTCACCCGCGCCAGTAGCGATACAAAGCACAAGCATTTCAAGAGCCACATGCTCGAGGTCTCGAACGAACAGATTTCGACATGGGAAACGTTCAAGGGCGTAAAAGTCAAGGTCATTCACGAATCGACCACCTGGATTGAAACGCTCATCGGATTTTTGCCGGCCATTTTGCTCATCGCATTCTTCTATATCATGATGAGCCGTCAAATGGGCGGTGGCGGAAAGAGCCCGTTCTCGTTTGGCAAGAGTCAGGTTCGCCAGCTGACTTCGCAAAAGAAGACAACATTCAACGATGTAGCCGGCTGCGATGAAGCCAAGCAGGACTTGCAGGAACTTGTCGAATTTTTGAAAGACCCCAAGAAGTACGACAAACTCGGCGGACGCATTCCGAAGGGTGCTTTGCTCGTTGGCCCTCCGGGCACGGGTAAGACGCTCCTCGCCCGCGCTGTTGCTGGCGAAGCTGGCGTGCCGTTCTTTAGCATGTCGGGTTCTGACTTTGTGGAAATGTTCGTTGGCGTGGGTGCATCCCGCGTGCGTGACTTGTTTGAAACAGGCAAGAAGAACGCTCCGTGCATTTTGTTCATCGACGAAATCGATGCCGTAGGTCGCCAGCGTGGTGCTGGTCTCGGTGGCGGTCACGATGAACGCGAACAGACATTGAACCAATTGCTCGTGGAAATGGACGGCTTTACCGCTAACGAAGGCGTGATTTTGATTGCCGCAACAAACCGTCCTGACGTGCTCGACAAGGCGCTTTTGCGTCCGGGCCGCTTTGACCGACAGATTGTGGTGGGACTCCCCGACCTCAAGGGCCGTGAAGAAATTTTGAAAGTCCACTTGAAGAAACGCAAGGTTCCTCTTGGCGATGATGTCGATGTAAAGGCTGTTGCCAAGGGAACGCCTGGACTTGCCGGTGCGGACCTCGAAAACTTGGTGAACGAAGCTGCGCTCCTTGCCGCAAGGTTCAACAACAAGAAAGTGACGATGCTCGATTTTGAAGAAGCCCGCGACAAGCTCAGCATGGGTGCTGAACGCCGCACGCTCCTCATGACCGACGAAGAAAAGCGCCACACCGCTTACCACGAAGCGGGCCATGCCCTCATGACCTTGCTCTGCAAGCACTCGGACCCGCTCCACAAGATTACGATTATCCCGCGCGGACGCGCTCTCGGCGTGACCATGAGTTTGCCGGAACGCGACCAGGTAAGCTACAGCCGCGAATATGCCGAAGAACGCATCATGATCATGATGTCTGGCCGCCTTGCCGAACTCATTTTCTTCAACCACCAGAGTACCGGTGCTTCGAACGACATCCAGCGCGCCACAGAACTTGCCCGCAAGATGGTCACGGAATGGGGATTCGACGAAGAAATCGGACCTGTCTGCTACAGTCGCGCCGATGGCGAAGTATTCCTCGGTCGTGAGATTTCGAAGCCGAAGGAAATGTCCGAAATGATGGCCGAAAAAATTGACAATGCCATCAACGGCCTAATCAAGCGCATGGACGCAGCGGCCCGCAAGCTCCTTGAAGAAAACAAGGACAAGCTAATCGACCTCGCCGAAGCACTCTTTGAATTTGAAGTCCTCGACCGCGAAGAAATCGACAAGGTCATGGCGGGCGAAAAGCTCACCGGCACAAAGAAGAGCCGCCAGTACAAGGCCATGGAAGAACTCGCAAAGAAGCGCGAAGAAGAAAATACTCCACCTCCTGATCCGGGTGACCAACCTCCGGTAGCCCCGATTACCGACGTACAGCCCGCCCCCGCTACAGGTAACGAAACAGCCACTAACTCCGTTAAAGAAACCGAACAACAGTAA
- a CDS encoding amino acid ABC transporter ATP-binding protein produces MNANAETLIQVKDLCKSYGDKQILKGISLDIHRGDVVAIIGPSGCGKSTFLRQLNLLEQPTSGDILLDGKSILAKNVSKPEIRERVGMVFQQFNLFKNMTALKNIMFAPVKLGRLSKADAEARAKDLLKRVGLLERADHYPAQLSGGQQQRVAIARAMAMQPEAILFDEPTSALDPEMVGEVLKIMKDLAKSGMTMIVVTHEMSFAREVANRVLFFADGYVKEDGTPEEIFDNPKDARLKEFLSALKK; encoded by the coding sequence ATGAACGCTAATGCTGAAACTTTAATCCAGGTCAAGGACCTTTGCAAATCTTACGGTGACAAGCAAATTCTCAAGGGTATTTCTCTTGATATCCATCGTGGAGACGTTGTTGCCATTATCGGACCTTCGGGTTGCGGCAAGTCGACGTTCTTGCGCCAGCTGAATTTGCTTGAGCAGCCAACGAGTGGTGATATTCTTTTGGATGGCAAGAGCATTTTGGCCAAGAATGTTTCGAAGCCTGAAATTCGCGAACGCGTTGGTATGGTATTCCAGCAGTTCAACCTGTTCAAGAACATGACGGCTCTCAAGAACATCATGTTTGCTCCGGTAAAGCTCGGACGCCTTTCTAAAGCCGATGCCGAAGCTCGCGCGAAAGACCTCTTGAAGCGCGTGGGACTTTTGGAACGTGCCGACCATTATCCGGCACAGCTTTCTGGCGGTCAGCAACAGCGTGTGGCGATTGCCCGTGCCATGGCGATGCAACCTGAAGCGATTCTTTTTGACGAACCGACGAGCGCTCTGGACCCCGAAATGGTGGGCGAAGTGCTCAAGATCATGAAGGATCTTGCGAAGTCCGGCATGACGATGATTGTTGTGACACACGAAATGAGCTTTGCACGCGAAGTGGCTAACCGCGTACTGTTCTTTGCCGACGGTTACGTCAAGGAAGATGGAACGCCCGAAGAAATCTTCGACAATCCAAAAGACGCCCGCCTCAAGGAATTCCTTTCGGCACTCAAGAAATAA
- the cdaA gene encoding diadenylate cyclase CdaA: MTLFKLFGIIDVRMADILDVLLISVILYYIFLLFRGTRAAQMIFGGFLLILAWLIAQWWELHTLVWMLSNLATLGIIAIVILFQPEIRSALTRIGQSVSKVDLRNILFHASGLDDISQKICSAVQDLAKTKTGALIVLEKRVGLKNYADTGELLNARISSRLLRALFFPNSALHDGAVILNCKEIVAAGCILPMPTGNAEGDAGYGMRHRAAKALAAESDALIIIVSEETGKISTAYRNNLRRGLTPKELKAEIFRHWHDLFNEVIDEEPSETENEAVEN, encoded by the coding sequence ATGACTCTGTTTAAGTTATTCGGCATCATCGATGTTCGTATGGCTGACATTCTGGACGTTCTCCTCATATCAGTCATTCTGTACTATATCTTTTTGCTGTTCCGCGGGACGCGTGCAGCACAGATGATTTTCGGTGGCTTTTTGCTTATTCTCGCATGGCTCATCGCACAATGGTGGGAACTCCACACACTCGTTTGGATGCTCAGTAACCTCGCTACGCTCGGTATTATTGCCATCGTGATTTTGTTCCAGCCCGAAATTCGAAGCGCCCTTACACGAATCGGCCAAAGCGTGAGTAAGGTGGACTTGCGCAATATTCTCTTCCACGCCAGCGGTCTCGACGATATTTCCCAAAAAATTTGCAGTGCTGTCCAAGACCTCGCCAAGACAAAGACCGGTGCTCTTATCGTGCTTGAAAAACGCGTTGGCCTCAAGAACTACGCCGACACAGGTGAGCTTTTGAATGCACGCATCAGTTCCAGACTTTTACGCGCACTCTTTTTCCCGAACTCCGCTTTGCATGACGGTGCCGTAATCCTGAACTGCAAAGAAATTGTTGCAGCAGGATGTATTTTGCCGATGCCGACAGGTAATGCCGAAGGTGATGCAGGCTATGGCATGCGCCACCGCGCAGCAAAGGCTCTCGCAGCCGAAAGTGACGCCCTGATTATCATCGTCTCCGAAGAAACGGGTAAAATTTCGACCGCATACAGAAACAACCTGAGACGCGGCCTCACTCCAAAGGAACTCAAGGCAGAAATTTTCCGCCACTGGCATGACCTCTTCAACGAAGTTATCGATGAAGAACCGAGCGAAACTGAAAACGAAGCTGTTGAAAATTAA
- a CDS encoding ABC transporter permease subunit (The N-terminal region of this protein, as described by TIGR01726, is a three transmembrane segment that identifies a subfamily of ABC transporter permease subunits, which specificities that include histidine, arginine, glutamine, glutamate, L-cystine (sic), the opines (in Agrobacterium) octopine and nopaline, etc.) encodes MIRKLLLPVLIAFYSLALTSCDNKQAVIPNKVHSISDLGHKKVGVQIGNTADIYASEYGGDTAKIDVERYTKLADAVQALMQGKIDAVMSDDQPAKAFVRQNPSLRILEEVFVEEMYAGVVAKGNESLLDSVNQAIAQMKFDGVYDSIFNNYINHTSDYHYQKKVTEGPKLIVSTNAQFPPYEFYKDNKIVGLDIEIVNYIADYLHRTVEIQDIEFDAIINAVASGKADVGFAGFTVTEERKKSINFTTPYTLSKVVVIVRGDKAIENDESFGDHFYKNFVKESRWKFILEGLRNTLVISFFAALLGIMIGFVIAQIRTNNEFNGRWKVLNWFAKAYLAVIRGTPMMIQLLIIYYIVFSSVNVNKILVAIVAFGVNSGAYVSEIIRSGIKGVDPGQIEAGRSLGLRFRTVLYHIVYPQAFKNSLPALTNEFISLIKETSICGYIGLTDLTRGGDIIRSMTYEAMLPLLAVAVIYFILVAGLSACVAKLEKRLKKNER; translated from the coding sequence ATGATACGAAAGTTACTACTCCCAGTTCTCATTGCGTTTTATTCGCTGGCCTTGACCTCTTGCGATAACAAGCAGGCGGTCATCCCCAATAAGGTTCATTCCATTAGCGATCTCGGCCACAAAAAAGTGGGCGTGCAGATTGGCAACACCGCCGATATCTATGCTTCCGAATATGGTGGCGATACGGCGAAAATCGATGTCGAACGCTACACGAAACTTGCCGATGCCGTGCAGGCCTTGATGCAGGGGAAGATTGATGCGGTCATGAGCGATGACCAACCGGCCAAGGCTTTCGTGCGCCAAAATCCGTCACTTCGCATTCTCGAAGAAGTCTTCGTCGAAGAGATGTATGCGGGCGTTGTCGCAAAGGGCAACGAATCGCTGCTTGATTCTGTGAATCAGGCGATTGCGCAAATGAAGTTCGACGGTGTTTACGATTCAATTTTCAATAATTACATCAATCACACTAGCGATTATCATTACCAGAAGAAAGTGACTGAAGGTCCGAAACTTATCGTTTCGACCAATGCTCAGTTCCCTCCGTACGAATTCTACAAGGACAATAAGATTGTCGGTCTTGATATCGAAATCGTCAATTACATTGCCGATTATTTGCATCGAACTGTCGAAATTCAGGATATAGAATTCGATGCGATTATCAATGCGGTCGCATCGGGCAAGGCTGATGTCGGTTTCGCGGGCTTCACGGTTACTGAAGAACGCAAAAAGTCCATCAACTTTACGACCCCTTACACGCTTTCTAAAGTTGTCGTGATTGTCCGTGGCGACAAGGCTATTGAAAATGACGAAAGCTTTGGGGATCATTTCTACAAGAACTTTGTGAAGGAATCTCGCTGGAAGTTCATTCTCGAAGGTCTCCGCAACACGCTTGTTATTTCATTCTTTGCAGCTCTCCTCGGCATCATGATTGGCTTTGTGATTGCGCAAATCCGCACGAACAATGAATTTAACGGTCGCTGGAAGGTGTTGAATTGGTTTGCAAAAGCTTACCTCGCCGTGATTCGCGGAACGCCAATGATGATCCAGTTGCTCATCATTTACTACATCGTCTTCTCGTCGGTGAACGTGAACAAGATTCTCGTTGCGATTGTCGCATTCGGTGTGAACTCCGGTGCTTATGTTTCTGAAATTATCCGTAGCGGTATCAAGGGCGTGGATCCGGGCCAGATTGAAGCGGGGCGCAGTCTTGGCCTTCGTTTCCGTACGGTGCTTTATCACATTGTCTATCCGCAGGCTTTCAAGAATTCTCTCCCCGCGCTCACGAACGAATTTATATCGCTCATCAAGGAAACTTCCATTTGCGGTTACATCGGCCTTACCGATTTGACGCGCGGTGGTGACATCATCCGCAGTATGACTTACGAAGCCATGCTCCCGCTCCTTGCTGTGGCTGTAATTTACTTTATTCTTGTCGCCGGGCTCTCGGCTTGTGTTGCAAAACTTGAAAAGAGGTTGAAGAAAAATGAACGCTAA
- a CDS encoding SUMF1/EgtB/PvdO family nonheme iron enzyme: protein MAKNTNTPKNSANKQNKKNGKRNLVILILMFLLLVCLFVVQCQLNKVKQQALEEQKLAELALRQKEILDSLRAEQAKADSLKALEDARITDSLRRADSLRTADSLANLPKVNKDSLKHVRDSIRAERKARRDSLDALAKNEKAKQDSLDKLREAENLRNSDKVPPTAEITPPAGRYYSPIKLKVKCDEIKCKTFVSIGDTLNPQDASKPIDYNKTGSVFFLAEDSVGNRTAWEEAKYDMASDNICGKNAYPVPVGGKTVCVDAYEYPNQPDATPKDMVSQEEAARICKNEGKHLCSIEEWQAACRGKDGFKYSYGNSYKQSKCNTNTKSAKRSGRKTQCRSWWGMNDMNGNLWEWTSSTSKQHPDKYLVAGGAWNTNNESSCSESKFSFYPQNQYPSVGFRCCK, encoded by the coding sequence ATGGCTAAAAACACCAATACACCAAAAAACTCCGCAAATAAACAAAACAAGAAAAACGGGAAACGCAATCTCGTCATCTTGATTTTAATGTTCCTTTTACTTGTATGCTTGTTCGTTGTACAATGCCAGCTCAACAAAGTGAAGCAACAGGCTCTTGAAGAACAAAAGCTTGCGGAACTCGCCTTGCGCCAAAAAGAAATTCTCGACAGCCTCCGTGCTGAACAAGCTAAGGCCGACAGCCTGAAGGCCCTCGAAGACGCACGAATCACAGACAGCTTGCGCCGTGCCGATAGCCTCCGCACAGCAGATTCGCTCGCCAATTTGCCGAAGGTCAACAAGGATAGCCTCAAGCATGTGCGCGACAGCATCCGTGCCGAAAGAAAGGCTCGCAGGGATAGCCTAGACGCCCTTGCAAAAAACGAAAAAGCTAAGCAGGATTCCTTGGACAAATTACGCGAAGCCGAAAATCTCCGCAACTCGGACAAGGTCCCGCCTACCGCAGAAATCACACCCCCAGCAGGTCGCTATTACTCCCCCATCAAACTTAAAGTCAAGTGCGATGAAATCAAGTGCAAGACATTTGTTTCCATTGGTGATACGCTGAATCCGCAGGATGCAAGCAAACCCATTGACTACAACAAGACCGGTTCCGTATTCTTCCTTGCTGAAGATTCCGTCGGCAACCGCACCGCTTGGGAAGAAGCAAAATACGACATGGCAAGCGACAATATTTGTGGCAAGAACGCCTACCCTGTGCCTGTCGGCGGAAAAACGGTTTGCGTTGACGCATACGAATACCCGAACCAGCCGGATGCAACGCCCAAGGACATGGTAAGCCAGGAAGAAGCCGCCCGCATTTGCAAGAACGAAGGCAAGCACCTCTGCTCTATCGAAGAATGGCAAGCCGCCTGCCGTGGCAAGGACGGATTCAAATATTCTTACGGCAATAGCTATAAGCAAAGCAAGTGCAACACCAATACAAAATCGGCCAAGAGAAGTGGCCGCAAAACTCAGTGCCGCAGTTGGTGGGGCATGAACGACATGAACGGAAACCTTTGGGAATGGACGAGTTCCACAAGCAAGCAACACCCCGACAAATACCTGGTCGCAGGTGGCGCATGGAATACCAATAACGAAAGCAGCTGTTCCGAGAGCAAATTCAGTTTCTACCCGCAAAACCAGTACCCGAGCGTTGGTTTCAGGTGCTGCAAATAG
- a CDS encoding ATP-binding protein — MTLICRHSFKRLLLAVSGGLDSICLAHYFIKNRETFGIEWLGIAHVHHGLREGTADRDAKFVEEFAKSYDVPFFLRKLDGEALKSADGSLEENARDARYKALFEIVESIVTLEPTGDRVHKKNVMDPIASARLQDDEGRCPHLSATLNTSSGGHDSLHSSYPKAAENCGPIFHSSIAIVTAHHAGDQAETMFMRLKRGTTLAGLRGIQEVRILDEASPTQEDKSEEGRFPLGGGNDNEKEGCNLIPHTPYLYRPFLNVTRSELLAYAREHDLDWCEDESNTDVKFARNKIRHEFLPNLESECPGAIKQLCRIAGIADRAYAKVIGKCDEAFAPCLLDEKEMPGQAGHDTWRSRNRVRDDNAIRTIALDKKKLNKVLRAHADADLSELFRLWLSEKGFRFPTGFFYGPKEPAHVKIPIRTVYRKRSIVKIRNTVWICDFKDALSAAKFVSCEMKEKDYNEPT, encoded by the coding sequence ATGACTTTAATTTGTCGTCACAGTTTTAAACGTCTGTTGCTTGCAGTTTCGGGCGGCTTAGATTCTATTTGCTTAGCGCATTATTTTATCAAGAATCGCGAGACTTTCGGAATCGAATGGCTTGGGATTGCGCATGTGCATCACGGGTTACGCGAAGGGACCGCAGACAGGGACGCAAAATTTGTGGAAGAGTTTGCGAAATCGTACGACGTTCCTTTTTTCTTGAGAAAACTAGATGGCGAAGCGCTGAAAAGTGCCGATGGATCGCTCGAAGAAAATGCACGAGATGCAAGATATAAAGCGCTATTCGAGATTGTGGAAAGCATTGTCACTCTGGAGCCAACAGGCGATAGAGTCCACAAAAAAAACGTTATGGATCCTATCGCCTCTGCGAGGCTCCAGGATGACGAAGGAAGATGCCCGCATCTTTCAGCTACGCTCAACACAAGTTCTGGCGGGCATGACAGTCTCCATAGCTCATACCCCAAAGCAGCCGAAAACTGCGGCCCCATATTCCATAGCTCTATTGCAATCGTGACGGCGCATCATGCAGGGGATCAGGCGGAAACCATGTTCATGCGACTCAAGCGCGGAACAACGCTTGCCGGGCTCCGCGGGATTCAAGAAGTCCGCATTCTAGACGAAGCCTCCCCCACCCAAGAAGACAAGAGTGAAGAAGGGAGATTCCCGCTCGGAGGCGGGAATGACAACGAAAAAGAAGGTTGCAACCTCATACCCCATACCCCATATCTCTACCGTCCATTCTTAAATGTCACGCGCAGCGAATTACTCGCCTACGCTCGTGAGCACGATCTCGATTGGTGCGAAGACGAAAGCAATACCGACGTGAAGTTCGCACGTAACAAGATTAGGCACGAGTTTTTGCCGAATTTGGAAAGCGAATGTCCGGGGGCAATAAAACAGCTTTGCAGAATTGCCGGGATTGCAGACAGGGCGTATGCGAAAGTGATAGGGAAATGCGACGAGGCGTTTGCACCGTGTTTATTAGACGAGAAGGAGATGCCCGGTCAAGCCGGGCATGACACGTGGCGATCCCGGAACAGAGTCCGGGATGACAATGCAATACGTACGATTGCGCTGGACAAGAAAAAGCTCAACAAGGTTCTGCGCGCACATGCCGATGCAGACCTTTCTGAATTATTCCGGTTGTGGCTTTCAGAGAAGGGTTTCCGCTTCCCAACAGGCTTTTTCTACGGCCCCAAGGAACCCGCCCATGTAAAAATTCCGATTCGTACCGTATATCGCAAGCGATCTATCGTCAAAATACGCAATACTGTCTGGATTTGCGATTTCAAAGACGCGCTATCCGCTGCAAAATTTGTATCTTGCGAGATGAAAGAAAAGGATTATAATGAACCAACCTAA